Proteins encoded in a region of the Chryseobacterium piperi genome:
- the miaB gene encoding tRNA (N6-isopentenyl adenosine(37)-C2)-methylthiotransferase MiaB: MQEKYIDETKQGEAFAIAERVGNSKKLFLESYGCQMNFSDSEIVASILNEQGYNTTLKVEEADLILLNTCSIREKAEQTVRMRLSQFKNLKKERPNMTVGVLGCMAERLKTKFLEEEQLVDLVVGPDAYRDLPNLLKETEDGRDAINVILSKEETYADINPVRLGGNGVTAFVTITRGCDNMCTFCVVPFTRGRERSRDPHSILEECKDLWNNGYKEITLLGQNVDSYLWYGGGPKKDFAKASEMQKATAVDFAHLLDLVAKAVPKMRIRFSTSNPQDMSLDVFRTMAKHENICKYVHLPVQSGSNKMLEAMNRQHTREEYLDLIKKAKEIVPDVSFSQDMIIGFCNETEEDHQDTLSLMREVEYDYGYMFAYSERPGTPAHKKMEDNIPADVKQRRLAEVIALQGELSRKRMRSYVGKAHQILIEGISKKNKNQWKGRNSQNAVCVFDMLEGQKIGDIVNVFVFDNTQGTLLGETVL; this comes from the coding sequence GTGCAAGAAAAATATATAGACGAAACAAAACAGGGAGAAGCTTTTGCTATTGCTGAAAGAGTGGGGAATTCTAAGAAATTATTTTTAGAAAGCTACGGCTGCCAGATGAATTTTTCTGATTCTGAAATCGTTGCGTCCATTCTTAATGAACAGGGATATAATACCACACTAAAGGTAGAAGAAGCGGATCTTATTCTTTTAAATACATGTTCTATCCGTGAAAAGGCTGAACAAACTGTAAGAATGCGTCTTTCTCAGTTTAAAAATCTTAAAAAAGAAAGACCGAATATGACGGTTGGTGTTTTAGGATGTATGGCCGAGCGATTAAAGACTAAATTCTTAGAAGAAGAGCAATTGGTTGACCTGGTTGTTGGTCCTGATGCCTATCGGGATTTACCTAATCTTTTAAAAGAAACCGAAGATGGAAGAGACGCCATTAATGTTATTCTTTCTAAAGAAGAGACCTATGCAGATATTAATCCGGTACGGTTAGGAGGAAATGGAGTTACTGCTTTCGTTACGATTACGAGAGGATGTGATAATATGTGTACCTTCTGCGTTGTTCCGTTTACAAGAGGAAGAGAAAGAAGCCGCGATCCTCATTCTATCCTTGAAGAATGTAAAGACCTTTGGAATAACGGATATAAAGAAATTACTCTGCTAGGACAAAATGTTGACTCTTATCTCTGGTATGGAGGAGGTCCTAAAAAAGATTTTGCCAAAGCTTCAGAAATGCAAAAAGCAACGGCTGTTGATTTCGCTCATTTACTTGATCTTGTGGCTAAAGCAGTTCCTAAAATGAGAATCAGATTCTCTACATCCAACCCTCAGGATATGAGTTTAGATGTATTCAGAACGATGGCGAAGCATGAAAATATTTGTAAATATGTTCACTTGCCGGTTCAGAGTGGAAGTAATAAGATGCTGGAAGCTATGAACAGACAGCACACCCGTGAAGAATATTTGGATTTAATTAAAAAAGCGAAAGAAATTGTTCCGGATGTTTCTTTTTCTCAAGATATGATCATTGGTTTCTGTAATGAAACTGAAGAAGATCATCAGGATACGTTAAGTCTGATGAGAGAAGTGGAGTATGACTACGGTTATATGTTTGCTTATTCGGAGAGGCCGGGAACTCCTGCTCACAAAAAAATGGAAGATAACATTCCTGCTGATGTCAAGCAAAGACGTTTAGCGGAGGTTATTGCATTGCAAGGAGAGCTTTCGAGAAAACGTATGAGGTCTTATGTCGGAAAAGCACATCAGATTCTTATTGAAGGTATTTCTAAAAAGAATAAAAACCAATGGAAGGGTAGAAATTCCCAGAATGCTGTTTGTGTTTTTGATATGCTTGAAGGGCAAAAGATAGGTGACATTGTGAATGTTTTTGTTTTTGACAATACACAAGGCACACTTTTAGGGGAAACGGTTTTATAA
- a CDS encoding 3'-5' exonuclease produces the protein MYSIIDIESNGAGYRKECIIDIAIYRYDGQKIVDQFISLVNPESDITPFVQKLTSITPKMVKTAPKFHEIAKRVIEITQNTTLVGHNIDFDYRMLRQSFKNLGYDFQINTLDTIPLAKKLIPDEVSYSLGKLVKSLGIPLTNHHRADGDARATLELFKLLVSKDTENEIIQKQHDETNAKTYINKIKLLTQDLPNEKGFVYFQNTDGKIILSEYVQDINKFSKKVFNSKSKKWEGIQREVEQINFELTGTDTIARLILNSKNIKKREVLPFGLYFRNNKYIVEKNTLNKDERPILRFRSFTQGSKASQFIATQKEYDDINVFKKKIDFKKRNELWLGTGRKLGEKLFLIIENGKVVSYGFYELFTQIQTLSRLSKLKIDLPLSSADLHNELQLALIRGDFETLPLPK, from the coding sequence ATGTATTCGATAATAGATATAGAAAGTAATGGTGCAGGTTATAGAAAAGAATGCATTATAGATATTGCCATCTACCGGTATGATGGGCAAAAAATTGTTGACCAGTTTATTTCTCTTGTCAATCCTGAAAGTGATATTACACCATTCGTACAGAAGCTGACCAGCATTACTCCCAAAATGGTTAAAACAGCACCCAAATTTCATGAAATAGCTAAAAGAGTTATTGAGATTACCCAGAATACGACTTTGGTGGGGCATAATATTGATTTTGATTACAGAATGCTTCGTCAGTCATTTAAAAATTTAGGTTATGATTTTCAGATCAATACTTTAGATACTATACCATTAGCCAAAAAGTTGATTCCGGATGAGGTAAGCTATTCATTGGGGAAATTGGTGAAATCTTTAGGAATTCCATTAACCAACCATCATAGAGCTGACGGAGATGCAAGAGCCACTTTAGAGTTGTTTAAGCTTCTGGTTTCTAAGGATACGGAGAATGAAATTATTCAGAAACAGCATGATGAAACCAATGCGAAGACTTATATTAATAAAATCAAGCTTCTGACTCAGGATTTGCCTAACGAAAAAGGATTTGTCTACTTCCAGAATACGGACGGGAAAATTATTCTTTCCGAATATGTTCAGGATATCAATAAGTTTTCAAAAAAAGTTTTTAATTCGAAATCTAAAAAGTGGGAAGGCATTCAAAGAGAAGTTGAGCAGATTAATTTTGAACTGACAGGTACGGATACCATTGCCAGATTGATTCTCAATTCAAAAAATATAAAGAAAAGAGAGGTTCTTCCATTCGGTTTATATTTCAGAAATAATAAATACATCGTTGAAAAAAATACACTGAATAAAGATGAAAGACCTATTCTGAGATTCAGATCTTTTACACAAGGCTCAAAAGCCTCTCAGTTTATTGCTACTCAGAAAGAATATGATGATATTAATGTTTTTAAAAAGAAAATTGACTTTAAGAAGCGGAATGAGCTTTGGCTGGGAACCGGAAGAAAATTAGGTGAAAAGCTATTTTTAATCATCGAAAACGGGAAGGTGGTTTCTTACGGTTTTTACGAGTTGTTTACCCAGATTCAAACCCTTAGCAGGCTATCAAAACTGAAGATCGATTTGCCTCTTTCCTCCGCAGATTTACATAATGAATTACAATTAGCACTGATTCGAGGGGATTTTGAAACCTTACCATTACCAAAATGA
- a CDS encoding nitrilase-related carbon-nitrogen hydrolase: MKIIGVNLDIIWKNKNGNFQRIEDELMKQEADVFILPEMFSTGFCMDAAEVSDRQEESLAFLKKMAEEKNAAFCGSAPVEQNGNFYNRMYFVKPGSEVAFYDKRHLFSFSGEDKVYTSGKERIIVEYKGIRFLLQVCYDLRFPVFARNNDDYDAILYVANWPEKRVGAWEHLLKARAIENLSFVFGLNRIGTDGNDLFYQESSHCFFADGREMAHKDGNIVSAELNMDELKEFRSHFQFLNDRDDFTIKL; this comes from the coding sequence CTGGAAAAATAAAAATGGAAATTTTCAACGGATAGAGGATGAGCTTATGAAGCAGGAGGCTGACGTTTTTATTTTACCTGAAATGTTTTCAACCGGTTTTTGTATGGATGCTGCTGAAGTTTCAGATCGTCAGGAAGAGTCTCTGGCATTTTTAAAAAAGATGGCTGAAGAGAAGAACGCGGCCTTTTGTGGAAGTGCTCCGGTTGAACAAAATGGAAATTTTTACAACAGAATGTATTTTGTAAAACCCGGATCGGAAGTGGCTTTCTATGATAAAAGACATTTGTTTTCTTTTTCAGGAGAAGATAAAGTCTATACATCCGGAAAGGAAAGAATCATTGTAGAATATAAAGGGATACGGTTTTTATTACAGGTTTGCTATGATCTCCGTTTTCCTGTTTTTGCAAGGAATAATGATGATTATGATGCAATATTATATGTTGCTAACTGGCCGGAGAAAAGAGTGGGTGCCTGGGAGCACCTTTTAAAAGCCCGGGCTATTGAAAATTTATCTTTTGTTTTCGGCCTGAACAGAATCGGAACAGATGGGAATGATCTTTTTTATCAGGAAAGCTCTCATTGTTTCTTTGCTGATGGAAGAGAGATGGCTCATAAAGATGGAAATATTGTATCTGCAGAACTCAATATGGATGAATTAAAAGAATTCAGAAGTCATTTTCAGTTTTTAAATGACAGGGATGATTTTACTATTAAACTGTAG
- a CDS encoding MBL fold metallo-hydrolase has translation MKVEQIYTGCLAQGAYYIVSENEAAIIDPLREVKPYLDRLEKDNVTLKYIFETHFHADFVSGHLDLSKKTGAPIIYGPTAKPEFEAIIAEDHQIFEIGNVKIKVLHTPGHTMESTTYLLIDENGTETAIFTGDTLFLGDVGRPDLAQKATNLTQEDLAGILYDSLQSKIIPLDDSITVYPAHGAGSACGKNMQKETVDTLGNQKKTNYALNQPDKESFIREVLDGLTAPPKYFGMNVALNKGGYESLDTVMNKGLTPISVDDFESFAEETGALILDTRGAAEFHRGFIPNSINIGLKGDFAPWVGTLIIDVKHPLLLVTDEGTEEEVITRLSRVGFDNVVGYLDGGFKSWKNSNNETDEIKRISPAEFAEQFTKDATVIDVRKLTEYSAEHIDNAYNKPLDTISDWVKSIDDSEHFFLHCAGGYRSMIAASILNSHGIRNFTEIEGGFNGIKKTEKFPTSDFVCQSKTL, from the coding sequence ATGAAAGTTGAACAAATATATACGGGCTGTCTGGCTCAAGGGGCATATTATATAGTATCAGAAAATGAAGCTGCAATTATAGATCCTTTGAGAGAGGTAAAACCTTACCTGGATCGTCTCGAAAAAGACAATGTAACGTTAAAGTATATTTTTGAAACTCATTTCCACGCGGACTTTGTATCCGGTCATCTGGATTTGAGCAAAAAAACAGGTGCTCCTATTATTTACGGGCCTACTGCTAAGCCTGAATTTGAAGCAATCATTGCAGAAGACCATCAGATTTTTGAAATCGGAAACGTAAAAATAAAGGTACTTCATACTCCTGGACATACCATGGAGAGTACAACTTATCTTTTAATTGATGAAAATGGAACAGAAACAGCTATTTTCACAGGAGATACATTATTTCTAGGTGATGTCGGAAGACCTGACCTGGCTCAAAAAGCCACTAATCTTACCCAGGAAGATCTGGCTGGAATTCTGTACGATAGCCTTCAAAGTAAAATCATTCCTTTAGATGACAGCATTACTGTTTACCCTGCACATGGGGCAGGCTCTGCTTGTGGAAAAAACATGCAGAAAGAGACAGTGGATACTTTAGGAAATCAGAAGAAAACCAATTATGCTTTAAATCAACCCGATAAAGAATCTTTTATAAGAGAGGTATTGGATGGACTTACAGCTCCTCCAAAATATTTCGGAATGAACGTCGCTTTAAACAAAGGAGGATATGAGAGCCTTGATACTGTTATGAATAAAGGCTTAACTCCAATTTCTGTAGATGATTTTGAAAGTTTTGCAGAAGAAACCGGGGCCCTGATCCTGGATACAAGAGGAGCAGCAGAGTTTCACAGAGGCTTCATTCCAAACTCTATTAACATTGGATTAAAAGGAGACTTCGCACCATGGGTGGGTACCTTAATTATCGACGTAAAACATCCACTATTGCTGGTAACAGATGAAGGAACCGAGGAAGAAGTGATTACAAGATTAAGCAGGGTCGGTTTTGATAATGTAGTAGGATATTTGGACGGAGGATTTAAATCCTGGAAAAATTCAAATAACGAAACCGATGAGATCAAAAGAATTTCACCGGCTGAATTCGCTGAACAATTCACAAAAGACGCTACAGTTATTGATGTTAGAAAACTAACGGAATATTCTGCAGAGCACATTGACAACGCATACAACAAGCCTTTAGATACGATTAGTGATTGGGTGAAGTCTATTGATGATTCCGAGCATTTCTTTTTACATTGTGCAGGAGGTTACAGAAGTATGATTGCTGCCAGTATTCTTAATTCGCATGGAATCAGAAATTTCACCGAAATAGAAGGTGGGTTTAATGGAATCAAAAAAACGGAGAAGTTCCCTACTTCCGATTTTGTTTGCCAGTCAAAAACCTTATAA
- a CDS encoding thioredoxin family protein, with amino-acid sequence MSQKFQEIIDSERPVLIDFFATWCQPCKVQSSVLTTVKENVGEGARIIKVDVDQYPAIASQYGVRGVPTLAIFKKGELLWKESGVHDVNTLTQLLKQYE; translated from the coding sequence ATGTCACAAAAATTTCAAGAAATCATTGATTCCGAAAGGCCAGTGTTAATAGACTTTTTTGCAACGTGGTGCCAACCGTGCAAAGTACAGTCTTCGGTCTTAACAACAGTAAAAGAAAATGTTGGTGAAGGAGCAAGAATCATTAAAGTAGATGTAGACCAATATCCGGCCATTGCATCACAATACGGAGTACGCGGAGTCCCTACTTTAGCCATCTTCAAAAAAGGAGAATTGTTATGGAAGGAAAGTGGCGTACATGATGTCAATACCTTGACTCAACTTTTAAAACAATATGAATAA
- the lysA gene encoding diaminopimelate decarboxylase, whose protein sequence is MNPKELLKIANEFGTPVYVYDAESIKTQYEKLTSSFLKHTKFFYAAKALTNINILKYVKNLGASLDCVSINEVKLGLKAGFTKEKILFTPNCVDLAEIEEAMQYGVHINIDNISILEQFGNKYGNTYPILVRINPHIFAGGNYKISTGHIDSKFGISIHQVRHIERVMKSTNLNVEGLHMHTGSEIKDPDVFLQALEIMLELSEHFPNLKYLDMGSGFKIPYQESEMETDVKTLGKKVEKVISDFSKNTGKKFELWFEPGKFLVGKSGYLLVKANVIKQTTATVFVGVNSGFNHLIRPMFYDSYHTIENLSNPKGPERIYTVVGNICETDTFAWDRKLNEVKEGDILAFHTAGAYGFEMSSNFNSRLKPAEVLFLDGKSHLIRKRDEFEDLLRNQIEVL, encoded by the coding sequence ATGAATCCAAAAGAATTATTAAAGATTGCCAATGAGTTTGGCACACCGGTGTACGTTTACGATGCTGAATCTATTAAAACTCAATACGAAAAACTTACATCTTCTTTTTTAAAACACACAAAGTTCTTCTATGCTGCAAAGGCATTGACCAACATCAACATTCTAAAGTATGTCAAGAACTTAGGTGCTTCTTTGGATTGTGTATCTATTAACGAAGTAAAGCTTGGCCTGAAGGCTGGATTTACTAAAGAAAAAATATTGTTTACTCCCAACTGTGTTGATCTTGCTGAAATAGAAGAAGCAATGCAGTACGGCGTACATATTAATATTGATAATATCTCTATTCTTGAGCAATTCGGGAACAAATATGGGAATACTTATCCGATTCTTGTCAGAATCAATCCGCATATTTTTGCAGGCGGAAATTATAAAATATCCACAGGGCATATCGATAGCAAATTTGGTATTTCTATCCACCAGGTTCGTCATATCGAAAGAGTAATGAAGAGTACCAACCTTAATGTTGAGGGTCTTCATATGCATACGGGAAGTGAAATCAAAGATCCGGATGTATTTTTACAGGCATTGGAGATTATGTTAGAGCTTTCTGAACATTTTCCTAATCTGAAATACCTGGACATGGGTAGTGGTTTCAAAATTCCTTATCAGGAAAGTGAAATGGAAACCGATGTGAAAACACTGGGTAAAAAAGTTGAGAAAGTAATTTCCGATTTTTCTAAAAATACAGGGAAAAAATTTGAATTATGGTTTGAGCCGGGAAAATTCCTTGTTGGAAAAAGCGGATACCTTTTAGTGAAAGCTAATGTTATCAAGCAAACCACGGCTACAGTTTTTGTTGGGGTTAATTCAGGATTCAATCACCTGATCCGTCCTATGTTCTATGATTCTTACCACACTATTGAGAACTTATCAAATCCGAAAGGACCTGAGAGAATTTATACCGTAGTAGGGAACATCTGCGAAACGGATACTTTTGCCTGGGACAGAAAATTAAATGAAGTAAAAGAAGGAGATATTCTTGCTTTCCATACGGCAGGAGCATACGGATTTGAAATGAGTTCGAACTTCAACTCCAGATTGAAGCCTGCAGAGGTTTTATTCTTAGACGGAAAGTCACATCTGATCCGTAAGAGAGATGAATTTGAAGACTTATTGAGAAATCAGATTGAAGTATTATAA
- a CDS encoding rhodanese-like domain-containing protein: protein MKYKIFGIIIASAFIWSACKTNTITQVPQMNIREIINSSDVTLVDVRVPEQYKEGSAKNAVNIPLAEIEKNIDFFKKQQKVVVFCNKGIQADQAMKILKKNGVENVYDGTSWKNIKAIQNENPEIR, encoded by the coding sequence ATGAAATATAAAATTTTCGGAATTATTATTGCTTCAGCTTTTATATGGAGTGCCTGTAAAACCAATACTATCACTCAGGTTCCCCAAATGAATATCCGGGAAATTATAAACAGCTCTGATGTTACCCTAGTAGATGTGAGAGTTCCTGAACAATATAAAGAAGGAAGCGCAAAAAATGCTGTCAACATTCCTTTGGCTGAGATTGAGAAAAATATAGACTTCTTTAAAAAACAGCAAAAAGTAGTTGTATTCTGCAACAAAGGAATTCAGGCGGATCAAGCTATGAAAATCCTAAAGAAAAACGGAGTGGAAAATGTTTATGACGGAACCAGCTGGAAAAATATAAAAGCAATCCAGAATGAAAACCCGGAGATCCGGTAA
- a CDS encoding thiamine pyrophosphate-dependent enzyme, with the protein MAKNIAEQIVEMLENANVKRIYAVTGDSLNHLNVAVKKSNIDWIHVRHEEVGAYAAAAEAELDGFAVCAGSSGPGHVHLINGVYEAHRSHVPMLVIASTIPSNEMGTDYFQETNTIKLFDDCSYYNQMITRPEQVQRVVQTAIQHAISKKGVAVIGLPGDVSEMDAEEATTSSQIFKTNPIVRPSDDELTHLAKLINENEKVTIYCGIGAEKANPEVVGLSRLLKAPVGYSFRGKMAIQPNNPNEIGLTGLLGLPSAYHAMHDADLVILLGTDFPYQKFMPVKNKIVQIDESPERLGRRAKLELGLTGDVKETIKALLPLLKEKTNADFLNQQLEFYEKVKENQLTYVKDFGKEDAIQPEYVTYTLDQIAKKDAIFTVDTGMCCVWGARYITGTGERKMLGSFNHGSMANAMPMAIGASLAYPNRQVIAMCGDGGLSMLLGDMATIFQYKLPIKLIVFNNRTLGMVKLEMEVGGMPDNETDMINPDFALVARAMGYPGKNIHSPEDVAGAIQECLNHDGPYLLNIFTNPNALALPPKIDFDQVVGMTKSMAQLMLGGKMEEVLETVKSNYKHIKGLL; encoded by the coding sequence ATGGCTAAAAACATAGCGGAGCAAATCGTTGAAATGCTCGAAAATGCAAATGTGAAAAGAATTTATGCAGTAACAGGTGATAGCCTTAATCACTTGAATGTTGCAGTTAAAAAAAGCAATATTGATTGGATCCATGTAAGACATGAAGAAGTAGGAGCGTACGCCGCCGCCGCTGAAGCGGAACTTGATGGCTTTGCGGTATGCGCCGGAAGTAGTGGTCCTGGACATGTTCATCTTATTAATGGAGTTTACGAGGCACACCGGTCTCATGTTCCTATGTTAGTAATTGCCTCTACAATACCGAGTAATGAAATGGGGACAGATTACTTTCAGGAGACCAACACTATAAAATTATTTGATGATTGTAGTTATTACAATCAAATGATCACAAGACCCGAACAGGTACAGAGAGTTGTACAAACGGCAATTCAACATGCCATATCTAAAAAGGGGGTAGCCGTTATTGGCCTTCCTGGTGATGTTTCAGAAATGGATGCAGAAGAAGCTACTACATCATCACAAATATTCAAAACCAATCCTATTGTCCGTCCTTCAGATGATGAATTAACTCATTTGGCAAAACTTATCAATGAAAATGAAAAGGTGACAATTTATTGCGGGATTGGAGCTGAAAAAGCCAATCCTGAAGTCGTAGGATTGTCGCGTCTTTTAAAAGCGCCCGTAGGATATTCATTTAGAGGGAAGATGGCAATTCAGCCCAATAATCCAAATGAAATTGGACTGACAGGTTTATTGGGACTCCCGTCAGCGTATCATGCTATGCATGACGCAGATCTTGTTATTCTTTTAGGAACGGATTTTCCGTACCAAAAATTTATGCCTGTTAAAAACAAAATTGTTCAGATTGATGAAAGCCCTGAAAGATTAGGGCGAAGAGCAAAACTGGAATTAGGACTCACCGGCGATGTAAAAGAAACTATTAAAGCATTGCTGCCTTTATTAAAAGAAAAAACAAATGCAGATTTCTTGAATCAGCAATTGGAATTCTATGAAAAAGTAAAAGAAAATCAACTTACTTATGTAAAAGACTTCGGAAAAGAAGATGCTATTCAGCCGGAGTATGTTACCTACACTTTGGATCAGATAGCTAAGAAAGATGCTATTTTTACGGTAGATACCGGGATGTGTTGTGTTTGGGGTGCCAGGTATATTACAGGGACCGGTGAACGTAAAATGTTAGGTTCATTTAATCATGGTTCCATGGCGAATGCTATGCCGATGGCAATTGGTGCATCATTAGCATATCCGAACCGACAAGTAATTGCAATGTGTGGAGATGGCGGATTATCAATGCTGTTAGGAGATATGGCTACGATTTTCCAATACAAACTACCGATTAAGCTGATTGTTTTCAATAACAGGACCCTCGGAATGGTAAAGCTTGAGATGGAGGTTGGCGGAATGCCTGATAACGAAACGGATATGATTAATCCTGACTTCGCTTTGGTAGCCCGTGCAATGGGATATCCTGGTAAAAATATTCACAGCCCGGAGGATGTTGCCGGAGCAATTCAGGAGTGTCTTAATCATGATGGTCCGTATCTTTTAAATATTTTCACCAACCCTAATGCTTTGGCTCTGCCTCCAAAAATAGATTTTGATCAGGTAGTAGGAATGACCAAGTCTATGGCTCAACTGATGTTAGGCGGGAAAATGGAAGAAGTTTTGGAAACCGTAAAAAGTAATTACAAACATATTAAGGGGCTATTATAA
- a CDS encoding helicase HerA-like domain-containing protein, with translation MADKKQFIDELNARYTPKGEHIILGKGMLDGEVVTEVNVTIPLKTINRHGLIAGATGTGKTKTLQVFAEQLSHAGIPSLVLDIKGDFSGIAEPGVMNPIIEERYAKTQLPYDPQAFPVELMSISGGKGVKLRATVTEFGPVLLSKILELNDTQQSIMSIVFKYCDDKGLPLIDLNDLKKVLQYVTDNAQGKAELAANYGSIAPASLGAILRSIVALEQQGAADFFGELSFDVQDLLKTRDGKGVVNILRVSDIQNKPQLFSTFMLSLFAEIYMTFPEEGDSGKPKLVLFIDEAHLIFREASKALLSQIETMVKLIRSKGVGIYFITQIPGDVPENVLSQLGLKIQHALRGFTAKDKKEISKAVENYPTTEFYNASSLIQNLGIGEAFVTALDEKGIPTPLVHTYLISPESRMDVLSDAEVTELTSKSAMVAKYEEAIDKESAYEILTSRMEQAAQNPMPNQKARPVKPEPGMFEQVLQSQAGRTFTSTLMREGAKAILGMFGLGGRKR, from the coding sequence ATGGCAGATAAAAAACAATTTATTGATGAACTTAATGCACGATATACTCCAAAGGGAGAGCATATTATACTAGGAAAGGGTATGTTGGATGGAGAGGTAGTGACAGAAGTAAATGTGACGATTCCTTTAAAAACAATCAACCGTCATGGGCTTATTGCCGGAGCTACGGGAACTGGTAAAACCAAAACGTTGCAGGTTTTTGCAGAACAACTTTCTCATGCGGGAATTCCTTCTTTAGTGCTGGATATTAAAGGTGATTTTTCAGGAATTGCAGAGCCGGGAGTTATGAATCCTATTATTGAGGAGCGATATGCGAAAACCCAGCTTCCATATGATCCACAAGCTTTTCCGGTGGAGCTGATGAGTATCTCCGGAGGAAAAGGAGTGAAGCTTAGAGCTACCGTGACAGAATTCGGGCCGGTTTTATTAAGCAAGATACTGGAGCTGAATGATACCCAGCAAAGCATTATGTCCATCGTTTTTAAATACTGTGATGATAAGGGACTTCCTTTAATTGATCTGAATGACTTAAAAAAAGTGTTACAATATGTTACCGATAATGCTCAAGGAAAAGCAGAGTTGGCAGCAAACTATGGCTCAATAGCTCCGGCATCATTGGGTGCTATTCTAAGATCGATTGTTGCTCTTGAACAACAGGGAGCAGCAGACTTCTTTGGGGAACTAAGCTTCGATGTTCAGGATCTTCTTAAAACAAGAGATGGAAAAGGAGTGGTTAATATTTTAAGAGTTTCTGATATCCAGAATAAGCCTCAATTATTTTCAACGTTTATGCTTTCGCTTTTTGCTGAAATATATATGACATTTCCTGAAGAAGGAGATAGTGGGAAGCCTAAATTAGTATTGTTTATTGATGAGGCTCATTTAATTTTCAGAGAAGCTTCCAAAGCACTGCTTTCGCAAATTGAAACTATGGTGAAGCTTATTCGTTCAAAAGGAGTGGGAATTTACTTTATTACACAAATCCCAGGGGATGTTCCTGAAAATGTTCTTTCGCAGTTAGGATTGAAAATTCAGCATGCGTTAAGAGGTTTTACAGCTAAAGATAAAAAGGAGATTTCAAAAGCAGTTGAAAACTATCCGACCACAGAATTCTATAACGCTTCAAGTCTCATCCAGAATTTGGGAATTGGAGAAGCATTTGTCACTGCATTGGATGAAAAAGGTATTCCGACACCATTAGTGCATACCTATCTGATTTCTCCTGAATCCAGAATGGATGTGTTGAGTGATGCTGAGGTTACAGAATTAACGAGTAAATCAGCCATGGTTGCTAAATATGAAGAAGCTATTGATAAAGAATCTGCGTATGAGATACTGACAAGCAGAATGGAGCAGGCTGCACAAAATCCTATGCCTAATCAAAAGGCAAGACCGGTAAAACCAGAACCAGGTATGTTTGAACAGGTATTACAAAGCCAGGCAGGAAGAACTTTTACTTCTACATTAATGAGAGAAGGAGCAAAAGCTATTTTAGGAATGTTTGGTTTGGGAGGAAGAAAAAGATAA